The DNA window GCGGCTGCATGATGATCGGCGTGTCGAACAGGGCGCCGTTGCTGCCGATGTTCGTGATCGTGAAGGTGCCGCCGGCCAGCTCGTCCGGCTTGATCTTGTTGCTGCGCGCACGGGCCGCGAGGTCCGCGATCTTGTGCGCCAGCCCGGCGAGGTTCAGGTCGCCCGCGTTGTGCATGACGACGTTGAGCAGACCCTTCTCGGTGTCCACGGCGAGACCGAGGTGGACGTCACCGTGGTAGGTGATCTCCTTGGTCTCCTCGTTGTAGGACGCGTTGATGTTCGGGTGCTGCTTGAGCGCCTCGACCGTGGCCTTGGCGAAGAACGGCAGGAACGTGAGGTTGATGCCCTCGCGCGCCTTGAACGCCGCCTTCGCGCGCTGGCGCAGCCGCGCGACCTTCGTCACGTCGACCTCGTGCACCTGGGTCAGCTGCGCGGAGACCTGCAGCGACTCCTTGGTCTTGATCGCGGTGATCTGGCGGATCCGGTTCGCCTTCTGCACGGTGCCGCGCAGCGCCGCCTTCTCCGGGGAGACGGTGGGCTGCGACGGTGCGGCTGGTGCCGACGGCGCGGCGGCGGCCGGGGCGGCAGCGGCGGGCGCGGGCTGCGCCTTCTGCTGCTCCTCGACCGCGGCGAGCACGTCCTGCTTGCGGATCCGGCCGCCGACCCCGCTGCCCTTCAGCGAGTCGAGCTCGATGCCGTGCTCGGAGGCGAGCTTGCGCACCAGCGGCGTCACGTACGGGCCGCTGCCGGAAGAGTCCGAAGTGGACGCTGCGGGAGCGGGCGCGGCCGGGGCGGGCGCGGGCTGCGGCGTCGGCTCCGGCTTGGGCTCGGCCTTGGGGGCCTCCTGCCGGACCGGCTCGGGAGTGGGCTCGGGCTTCGGCTCCTCCTTGGGCGCGGCCGGGGCCTCCTGCTTGGCGGCGGGCGCGGCACCGGCGTCACCGATCACCGCGAGCTGCCCGCCGACCTCGACGGTCTCGTCCTCGTCGACGCTGATCTCGAGCACGGTGCCCGCGACCGGGGACGGCACCTCGGTGTCGACCTTGTCGGTGGAGATCTCCAGCAGCGGCTCGTCGACCTCGACGCTGTCGCCGACCTGCTTCAGCCACCGCGTGACGGTGCCCTCGGTGACGCTCTCGCCCAGCTCGGGCAGGGTGACCGAGGTCCCGCTCGCGGAACCGCCACCGGACGGCGCTGGCGCAGCCGCGGGGGCCGGGGCCTCCTGCTGCTGCGGCGCGGGAGCTTCCTCCTGCTGGGGCGCTTCCTGCTTCGGGGGCTCGGCGGGCGCGGGCGCGGCACCGCCGGAACCGTCGTCGATCACGGCGAGTTCGCCGCCGACCTCGACGGTCTCGTCCTCCTGCGCACTGATCTTCTGCACCGTGCCGGCGACCGGGGACGGGACCTCGGTGTCGACCTTGTCGGTGGAGATCTCCAGCAAGGGCTCGTCGACCTCGACGCGGTCGCCCTCTTTCTTCAACCACCGGGTGACGGTGCCCTCGGTGACGCTCTCTCCGAGCTCCGGCAACGTGACGGAGTAGGCCATCGTTCGCTGACTCCCTTTGTTTCTGTTCTGGTCTGCTTCTTCGGAGGTACGTCAGCTGTGCACGTGCAGTGGCTTGCCCGCCAGGGCAAGGTGTGCTTCGCCGAGGGCCTCGGTCTGGGTCGGGTGGGCGTGGATGAGCGGCGCGACGTCCTCCGGGAAGGCCTCCCAGTTGTAGATCAGCTGCGCCTCGCCGATCAGCTCGCCGACGCGGTCGCCGACCAGGTGTAGCCCGACGACCGGGCCGTCGGGCGCCTTGACCAGCTTGACCGCGCCGGAGGTCTTGAGGATCTGGCTCTTGCCGTTGCCGCCGAGGTCGTAGGTGAAGGTGGTGACCTCCGCACCGTACTTCTCCTTGGCGGCGGCTTCGGTCAGGCCGACGGAGGCGACCTCGGGGTGCGAGTAGGTGACCCGCGGGATCCCCGCCTCGTCGATCGCGCGCGGCTGCTGGCCCGCGATCTCCTCGGCGACGAAGATCCCCTGCTGGAAGCCGCGGTGCGCGAGCTGCAGGCCGGGCACGATGTCGCCGACGGCGTACACGTTCGGCAGGTTGGTGCGCAGGCGGTCGTCGGTGAGGACGAAGCCGCGTTCGATGGAGACCCCTGCCTCCTCGTAGCCGTGGCCTGCCGAGTTGGGGCCGCGGCCGACCGCGACGAGCAGGAGGTCCGCGTCGAGGGTCTCGCCGGATTCCAGCGAGACGCTCACGCCGTTCTCGTCCTGCTTGGCGCCGGTGAACCGCACGCCCGTCTTGAAGCCGATCTTGCGGCGGCGGAA is part of the Amycolatopsis sp. CA-230715 genome and encodes:
- the sucB gene encoding 2-oxoglutarate dehydrogenase, E2 component, dihydrolipoamide succinyltransferase, with product MAYSVTLPELGESVTEGTVTRWLKKEGDRVEVDEPLLEISTDKVDTEVPSPVAGTVQKISAQEDETVEVGGELAVIDDGSGGAAPAPAEPPKQEAPQQEEAPAPQQQEAPAPAAAPAPSGGGSASGTSVTLPELGESVTEGTVTRWLKQVGDSVEVDEPLLEISTDKVDTEVPSPVAGTVLEISVDEDETVEVGGQLAVIGDAGAAPAAKQEAPAAPKEEPKPEPTPEPVRQEAPKAEPKPEPTPQPAPAPAAPAPAASTSDSSGSGPYVTPLVRKLASEHGIELDSLKGSGVGGRIRKQDVLAAVEEQQKAQPAPAAAAPAAAAPSAPAAPSQPTVSPEKAALRGTVQKANRIRQITAIKTKESLQVSAQLTQVHEVDVTKVARLRQRAKAAFKAREGINLTFLPFFAKATVEALKQHPNINASYNEETKEITYHGDVHLGLAVDTEKGLLNVVMHNAGDLNLAGLAHKIADLAARARSNKIKPDELAGGTFTITNIGSNGALFDTPIIMQPQSGMLGTGAVVKRPVVIADAEGNDTIAVRSMAFLPLTYDHRLIDGADAGRFLTTIKQRLEEGNFEDELGL
- the lpdA gene encoding dihydrolipoyl dehydrogenase — encoded protein: MTDTSADLVILGGGSGGYAAAFRAAELGLSVILVEKDKLGGTCLHRGCIPTKALLHAAEVADSARDGEQFGVKTILEGVDIAGVNKYKDSIIARLYKGLQGLAKAHKVTLVEGTGTFVGGTTVEVEGTRYTGKNVLLATGSYSRTLPGLELGGRIIASEQALSLDYIPKKVVVLGGGVIGVEFASVWASFGAEVTIVEALPRLVPNEDEFASKQLERAFRRRKIGFKTGVRFTGAKQDENGVSVSLESGETLDADLLLVAVGRGPNSAGHGYEEAGVSIERGFVLTDDRLRTNLPNVYAVGDIVPGLQLAHRGFQQGIFVAEEIAGQQPRAIDEAGIPRVTYSHPEVASVGLTEAAAKEKYGAEVTTFTYDLGGNGKSQILKTSGAVKLVKAPDGPVVGLHLVGDRVGELIGEAQLIYNWEAFPEDVAPLIHAHPTQTEALGEAHLALAGKPLHVHS